From Rutidosis leptorrhynchoides isolate AG116_Rl617_1_P2 chromosome 3, CSIRO_AGI_Rlap_v1, whole genome shotgun sequence, a single genomic window includes:
- the LOC139902785 gene encoding arginase 1, mitochondrial, translating to MMKIGRKGLHHLHTLSNVPKNLIEEGQRRVIEASLTLIRERAKLKGEMLRALGGAKATSSLLGVPLGHNSSFLQGPAFAPPRIREAIWCGSTNPTTEEGKELDDPRVLTDVGDVPIQELRDCGIDDDRLMNIISESVKLVMEESPLRPLVLGGDHSISYPVVRAVSEKLGGPIDVLHLDAHPDIYHAFEGNKYSHASSFARIMEGGYARRLLQVGLRSINSEGREQGKRFGVEQYEMRTFSKDREFLENLKLGEGVKGVYISIDVDCLDPAFAPGVSHIEPGGLSFRDVLNILHNLQADVVAADVVEFNPQRDTVDGMTAMVAAKLVRELTAKMSK from the exons ATGATGAAGATTGGGAGAAAAGGACTTCATCATTTACACACATTAAGTAATGTTCCTAAAAACTTGATAGAGGAAGGCCAGCGTCGAGTCATCGAGGCATCTCTTACTCTCATTCGTGAGAGGGCAAAACTTAAG GGAGAGATGTTGCGGGCGTTGGGTGGTGCTAAAGCTACATCGTCACTTCTTGGAGTTCCTCTTGGGCATAATTCATCGTTTCTACAGGGTCCCGCATTTGCTCCACCGAGGATTCGAGAAGCCATTTGGTGTGGAAGTACAAATCCTACTACAGAGGAAG GTAAGGAATTGGATGATCCGAGAGTGTTAACAGATGTTGGTGATGTTCCTATTCAAGAGCTACGAGATTGTGGTATAGATGATGATAGATTGATGAATATCATCAGTGAATCTGTCAAACTAGTAATGGAAGAA AGTCCATTGCGGCCTTTAGTTTTAGGGGGTGACCATTCAATATCGTATCCTGTTGTAAGAGCAGTTTCTGAAAAACTTGGAGGACCGATTGATGTTCTTCATCTTGACGCACATCCCGATATCTATCATGCCTTTGAAGGAAACAAGTATTCTCATGCTTCTTCTTTTGCTCGAATTATGGAAGGTGGTTATGCTCGCCGCCTCTTGCAG GTTGGTCTTAGATCGATAAATAGCGAAGGACGTGAACAGGGGAAAAGATTTGGAGTTGAGCAATATGAAATGCGCACTTTCTCAAAAGATCGCGAGTTTTTAGAGAATCTG AAACTTGGAGAGGGTGTTAAGGGAGTGTATATTTCAATAGACGTTGACTGTCTTGACCCTGCATTTGCTCCCGGTGTTTCCCATATCGAGCCTGGTGGTCTTTCGTTTCGAGACGTTCTAAATATTCTTCACAATCTTCAAGCTGATGTTGTTGCCGCTGATGTCGTCGAGTTTAATCCTCAACGTGATACTGTTGATGGTATGACGGCTATGGTTGCGGCTAAATTGGTCAGAGAGTTGACTGCAAAAATGTCAAAATAG